GGTCACCGATGTAGGCGCGCTGTTCAGGGGTCAACTGTGGGCTTGGGGCGATTTCGATGAGCTTCTGGTTGCGACGCTGGATCGAGCAATCGCGCTCGAACAGGTGCACCACGTTGCCAAAGCTGTCACCGAGGATCTGCGCCTCGATGTGCTTGGGATTGACGATGCATTTTTCCAGGAAGACTTCCGCCGAACCGAACGCCTTGGTGGCTTCGGAGATGACGCGGGGGAAGGCTTGTTCAAGTTCTTCGCGACTGTTGCAACGCCGAATCCCGCGACCGCCACCACCGGAAGTGGCCTTGAGCATCACCGGGTAACCGATGCGGTCGCCTTCGGTGAGGGCTTCGGCGATGTCGGCGACGTTGCCTTCGGTGCCTGGCGTAACCGGTACACCGGCCTTGATCATGCTGCGGCGCGCTTCGGTCTTGTCGCCCATGCGGCGGATCACTTCAGCGGACGGGCCGATGAACTTGATCCCACGCTCGGCGCAGATGTCTGCCAGCTCGGCGTTTTCCGACAGGAAACCGTAGCCGGGGTGCAATGCATCGCAGCCGGTTTCCACGGCCAGGTTCACCAACTTGCGCGGGTTCAGGTAACCGGCCAAAGGCTCGGCACCAATGCTGTGGGCTTCGTCGGCACGTTTAACGTGCAACGCGTGGCGGTCGGCGTCGGAATAGACCGCGACCGAGCGAATGCCCATCTCGGCGCAGGCACGCACGATTCGTACGGCAATTTCACCACGGTTGGCGATCAGGATCTTTTTTATCACTTGGAAATTCCCTTGAGCCGATTGCTGCGTTCTTCGACCCGCTGGAGCCGGGTCGGCGCGTGACTAAATGTTTCATGACAGTCGCGAGACACACACTAAGCCCCAGCAGGGATTAACAAAAATCAATAATTATTGGGTTGTGTATAAGTAAAGACTTATAGTCAGCGCATCACGGTCGGGGCAGGAATTTGAATTATGCGTAAGTCATTGATGCGTATGACATTGCGTCAATTGCAGATCTTCAACGAAGTGTGCGATTTGCGTTCATACAGCCGTGCCGCCGAGGAAATGTCCCTCACACAACCGGCCGTGAGCCTGCAAATTCGCCAGTTGGAAGAGCTGATCGGCCAGCCGCTGTTCGATTACGTCGGCAAAAAACTCTACATGACCGAGGCCGCCGAAGCGCTGCAAAGGGCCAGCCGCGATATATTCGGGCGCCTGGAAAACCTCGATATGCAGCTGTCGGACATGCAGGGTTCGCTGCAGGGCCAACTCAAGCTCGCGATTGAATCCAGTGCCAAATACTTCGTGCCGCACCTGTTTGCCGCGTTCAAGCGCCAGCACCCTGAAGTGCAACTGCACCTCACAGTGGTCAACCGCGCCCAGGTGATCCGGCGCCTCTCGGACAACCGTGACGACCTGGTGATCATGTCTATGGTGCCCCAGGACATGGGTCTGGAATTCCTGCCATTTCTCAATAATCCGATTGTCGCCGTGGCGCCGCCCGATCATCCGTTGAGCCTGCAGGGGCCGCTGCGCCTGCAAGACCTGGAGCCTTACACACTGTTGGTGCGCGAACCGGGCTCCGGCACGCGAATGGCCTGCGAGGAATATTTCAAGGAAAAACGCGTGCACTTCACCCAGACGGTAGAAGTGGCCTCGGCCGAGGCGCAACGTGAATGCGTCTGCGCAGGCCTGGGCGTGGCCTTGCTGACGCGCCATGCGGTGAACATGGAACTGGCCACCGGCGGGCTCAAGGAGCTGCCGGTGGAAGAACTGCCGCTGTACCGCAGTTGGTGCCTGGTGCAGGCCAAGGCCAAGCGCCTGTCACCGGTGGCCCATGCGTTCCTGGGCTTTATCCGCAG
The genomic region above belongs to Pseudomonas sp. S35 and contains:
- a CDS encoding acetyl-CoA carboxylase biotin carboxylase subunit yields the protein MIKKILIANRGEIAVRIVRACAEMGIRSVAVYSDADRHALHVKRADEAHSIGAEPLAGYLNPRKLVNLAVETGCDALHPGYGFLSENAELADICAERGIKFIGPSAEVIRRMGDKTEARRSMIKAGVPVTPGTEGNVADIAEALTEGDRIGYPVMLKATSGGGGRGIRRCNSREELEQAFPRVISEATKAFGSAEVFLEKCIVNPKHIEAQILGDSFGNVVHLFERDCSIQRRNQKLIEIAPSPQLTPEQRAYIGDLSVRAAKAVGYENAGTVEFLLAEGEVYFMEMNTRVQVEHTITEEITGIDIVREQIRIASGLPLSVKQEDIQHRGFALQFRINAEDPKNNFLPSFGKITRYYAPGGPGVRTDTAIYTGYTIPPFYDSMCLKLVVWALTWEEAMDRGLRALDDMRLQGVKTTAAYYQEILRNPEFRSGQFNTSFVEAHPELTNYSIKRKPEELALAIAAAIAAHAGL
- a CDS encoding LysR family transcriptional regulator; its protein translation is MRKSLMRMTLRQLQIFNEVCDLRSYSRAAEEMSLTQPAVSLQIRQLEELIGQPLFDYVGKKLYMTEAAEALQRASRDIFGRLENLDMQLSDMQGSLQGQLKLAIESSAKYFVPHLFAAFKRQHPEVQLHLTVVNRAQVIRRLSDNRDDLVIMSMVPQDMGLEFLPFLNNPIVAVAPPDHPLSLQGPLRLQDLEPYTLLVREPGSGTRMACEEYFKEKRVHFTQTVEVASAEAQRECVCAGLGVALLTRHAVNMELATGGLKELPVEELPLYRSWCLVQAKAKRLSPVAHAFLGFIRSERVQISALAERFAGQPRAPASGVLGSH